Proteins encoded together in one Agromyces sp. 3263 window:
- a CDS encoding maltotransferase domain-containing protein — protein MPRRQPRARRRDPRYGRKVTSRDVLAGRIPVTRVTPALPDDRWRPKAFEGEVVPFRATVFREGHDQVGAMLVLTSPSGTVRHVRMSPLTAGTDRWEAWVLLDERGIWRWHVTGFDDEIATWRHDAALKIDAGVDAELMYEIGARLLDRAAAEKARPIAARRRLTALAAALRDDAASVDDRRPLLDAPALDVFTAWPLAELTSDSPEHEILVERRRAGVGSWYEFFPRSEGARRLKDGSWKSGTFRTAMKRLDGVAAMGFDVVYLPPIHPIGVTNRKGRNNTLDPGPNDPGSPWAIGGAAGGHDAVHPDLGTLADFRAFVRRAAALGMEVALDLALQASPDHPWVAEHPDWFTQLPDGTIRYAENPPKKYQDIYPVNFDDDPEGIFVEVLRIVRHWMKQGVKIFRVDNPHTKPLMFWERLIGAVNAEDPDVVFLAEAFTRPAMMQALAMAGFQQSYSYFTWRNTKEELEEFLTSVSQETADFMRPNLFVNTPDILTEYLQFGGPAAFTVRATIAATAAPTWGVYAGFELFESVARPGAEEAIDNEKYEYKPRDFAAAEAEGRSLALYLGILNAIRAAHPALGQLRNIRFHASEDDAVVVYSKHLPGRFTPDGRDDTVIVVANVDPHSVRETTVHLDLAAIGLTPGIRFEVEDLVTGDRWDWGDANYVRLDAFTRPAHILHVVRGSDD, from the coding sequence ATGCCGCGGCGTCAACCACGCGCGAGGCGACGTGATCCGCGCTACGGTCGGAAGGTGACCTCCCGAGACGTACTGGCCGGCCGGATCCCGGTGACCCGGGTCACCCCCGCCCTCCCCGACGACCGCTGGAGACCCAAGGCCTTCGAGGGCGAGGTGGTGCCGTTCCGCGCCACGGTGTTCCGCGAGGGCCACGACCAGGTCGGCGCGATGCTCGTGCTGACGAGCCCGTCGGGCACCGTGCGCCACGTGCGGATGTCGCCCCTCACGGCGGGCACCGACCGGTGGGAGGCCTGGGTGCTCCTCGACGAGCGCGGCATCTGGCGCTGGCACGTCACCGGCTTCGACGACGAGATCGCCACCTGGCGGCATGACGCGGCCCTGAAGATCGACGCCGGCGTCGACGCCGAGCTGATGTACGAGATCGGCGCACGCCTCCTCGATCGGGCCGCCGCCGAGAAGGCGCGGCCCATCGCGGCGCGCCGCAGGCTCACGGCCCTCGCGGCCGCGCTGCGCGACGATGCGGCATCCGTCGACGATCGCCGGCCCCTCCTCGACGCACCGGCGCTCGACGTCTTCACCGCCTGGCCGCTCGCCGAGCTCACGAGCGACTCGCCCGAGCACGAGATCCTCGTCGAGCGGCGCCGCGCCGGAGTCGGTTCCTGGTACGAGTTCTTCCCCCGCTCGGAGGGCGCGCGCCGGCTGAAGGACGGCAGCTGGAAGAGCGGCACGTTCCGCACGGCGATGAAGCGGCTCGACGGCGTCGCGGCGATGGGCTTCGACGTGGTGTACCTGCCGCCGATCCACCCGATCGGGGTGACGAACCGAAAGGGCCGCAACAACACCCTCGATCCCGGGCCGAACGATCCCGGCTCGCCCTGGGCGATCGGCGGAGCCGCGGGCGGGCATGACGCCGTGCACCCCGATCTCGGCACCCTGGCCGACTTCCGCGCCTTCGTGCGGCGCGCGGCCGCCCTCGGCATGGAGGTCGCCCTCGACCTCGCGCTGCAGGCCTCCCCCGATCACCCGTGGGTGGCGGAGCATCCCGACTGGTTCACGCAGTTGCCCGACGGCACCATCCGCTACGCCGAGAACCCGCCGAAGAAGTACCAGGACATCTATCCGGTGAACTTCGACGACGACCCCGAGGGCATCTTCGTCGAGGTGCTGCGCATCGTCCGGCACTGGATGAAGCAGGGCGTGAAGATCTTCCGCGTGGACAACCCCCACACCAAGCCGCTCATGTTCTGGGAGCGGCTCATCGGCGCCGTCAACGCCGAGGACCCCGACGTGGTGTTCCTCGCCGAGGCGTTCACCCGCCCGGCGATGATGCAGGCGCTCGCCATGGCGGGCTTCCAGCAGTCCTACTCCTACTTCACGTGGCGCAACACCAAGGAGGAGCTCGAGGAGTTCCTCACCTCGGTGTCGCAGGAGACGGCCGACTTCATGCGGCCGAACCTCTTCGTGAACACGCCCGACATCCTCACCGAGTACCTCCAGTTCGGCGGCCCGGCCGCGTTCACGGTACGCGCGACGATCGCCGCGACCGCGGCGCCCACGTGGGGCGTCTACGCGGGCTTCGAGCTCTTCGAGTCGGTGGCCAGGCCGGGGGCCGAGGAGGCCATCGACAACGAGAAGTACGAGTACAAGCCACGCGATTTCGCGGCCGCCGAGGCCGAGGGCCGCTCGCTCGCCCTGTACCTCGGCATCCTCAACGCGATCCGCGCCGCGCACCCCGCGCTCGGGCAATTGCGCAACATCCGCTTCCACGCCAGCGAGGATGACGCCGTGGTCGTGTACTCCAAGCACCTCCCGGGCCGGTTCACGCCCGACGGGCGCGACGACACCGTCATCGTGGTCGCGAACGTCGACCCGCACTCCGTGAGGGAGACCACCGTGCACCTCGATCTCGCCGCCATCGGGCTCACCCCCGGCATCCGATTCGAGGTGGAGGACCTCGTCACCGGTGATCGCTGGGACTGGGGCGACGCCAACTACGTGCGCCTCGACGCCTTCACGCGACCGGCGCACATCCTGCACGTGGTGCGAGGCAGCGATGACTGA
- the glgB gene encoding 1,4-alpha-glucan branching protein GlgB: protein MTERMPKAGPAVDDAQLVAVAEGRHADPHSVLGQHGFELAGTPGVHTVIRTRRPLADRVDALLDGGDVLPLEHVGHGIWAGAGDFGPVDYLIRARYGDDEWTSDDPYRFAPTIGELDLHLIGEGRHEQLWQVLGAHHREHWGVGGGVRGTSFTVWAPRAGAVRVVGEFNRWDGAGHAMRSMGGTGVWELFVPELEPGTIYKFEILTPAGHWIMKADPMARQAEIAPSTASVVSVSSYEWGDGEWMSQRAVTNPHERPMSTYELHLGSWRPGRGYRDVADELIEYLDWLGYTHVEFMPLAEHPFGGSWGYQVTGYYAITSRFGSPDDLKYLIDRLHRAGIGVIMDWVPGHFPKDDWALARFDGEPLYEHPDPRRGEQKDWGTYVFDFGNPRVRNFLVANALFWLEEMHVDGLRVDAVASMLYLDYSREDGEWLPNQYGGREHLEAISFLQEATATAYKRNPGIVMIAEESTSWPGVTAPTSSGGLGFGFKWNMGWMHDTLQYISKDPMYRAHHHHDLTFSFLYAFSEHFVLPISHDEVVHGKGSLIRKMPGDHWQQLANVRAYLSYMWAHPGKQLLFMGQEFGQLSEWSEERGLDWWILDQPSHRQLAEFVGALNRTYRETAALWQLDDDASGFEWVEGGAANENVIAFIRYDRDRRPLLCVVNFAGRPHEGFRLGLPSAGRWIEVLNSDAAEFGGSGVGNLGGVEATDDPWSGRPASASFTLPPLAAVWFRLER from the coding sequence ATGACTGAGCGGATGCCGAAGGCGGGCCCCGCGGTCGACGACGCGCAGCTCGTCGCCGTCGCCGAGGGACGACACGCCGATCCGCACTCGGTGCTCGGCCAGCACGGCTTCGAGCTGGCCGGCACGCCCGGCGTGCACACGGTCATCCGCACGCGGCGGCCGCTCGCCGACCGCGTCGACGCGCTGCTCGACGGCGGGGACGTGCTGCCGCTCGAGCATGTGGGGCACGGCATCTGGGCCGGCGCCGGCGACTTCGGTCCCGTCGATTACCTGATCCGCGCTCGCTACGGCGACGACGAGTGGACGAGCGACGACCCCTACCGGTTCGCGCCGACCATCGGGGAGCTCGACCTGCACCTCATCGGCGAAGGTCGGCACGAGCAGCTCTGGCAGGTGCTCGGTGCCCACCACCGCGAGCACTGGGGTGTCGGCGGCGGTGTGCGCGGCACCTCATTCACCGTCTGGGCGCCCCGCGCCGGCGCCGTGCGCGTCGTCGGCGAGTTCAACCGCTGGGACGGCGCCGGGCATGCGATGCGGAGCATGGGCGGCACGGGGGTGTGGGAGCTGTTCGTGCCCGAGCTCGAGCCCGGAACGATCTACAAGTTCGAGATCCTGACCCCGGCCGGGCACTGGATCATGAAGGCCGACCCGATGGCCAGGCAGGCCGAGATCGCCCCGTCGACGGCGTCGGTCGTGAGCGTCAGCTCCTACGAGTGGGGCGACGGCGAGTGGATGTCGCAGCGCGCGGTCACGAATCCGCACGAGCGCCCGATGAGCACGTACGAGCTGCACCTCGGGTCCTGGCGCCCGGGCCGCGGCTACCGCGACGTCGCCGACGAGCTGATCGAGTACCTCGACTGGCTCGGGTACACGCACGTGGAGTTCATGCCGCTGGCGGAGCATCCGTTCGGCGGGTCATGGGGCTACCAGGTGACCGGCTACTACGCGATCACCTCGCGATTCGGCAGCCCCGACGACCTGAAGTACCTCATCGACCGGCTGCACCGGGCCGGCATCGGCGTGATCATGGACTGGGTTCCGGGCCACTTCCCGAAGGACGACTGGGCGCTGGCGCGGTTCGACGGCGAGCCGCTGTACGAGCATCCCGACCCCCGTCGTGGTGAGCAGAAGGACTGGGGCACCTACGTCTTCGACTTCGGCAACCCGCGCGTGCGCAACTTCCTCGTCGCCAACGCGCTGTTCTGGCTCGAGGAGATGCACGTGGACGGGCTCCGCGTCGACGCGGTCGCCTCGATGCTGTACCTCGACTACTCCCGCGAGGACGGCGAGTGGCTGCCGAACCAGTACGGCGGCCGCGAGCACCTCGAAGCCATCTCGTTCCTGCAGGAGGCCACGGCGACGGCGTACAAGCGCAACCCCGGCATCGTCATGATCGCCGAGGAGTCGACGTCATGGCCGGGCGTGACCGCGCCCACGTCGTCAGGGGGCCTCGGCTTCGGCTTCAAGTGGAACATGGGCTGGATGCACGACACGCTGCAGTACATCTCGAAGGACCCGATGTACCGCGCGCACCATCATCACGACCTCACCTTCTCGTTCCTCTATGCGTTCAGCGAGCACTTCGTGCTGCCGATCAGCCACGACGAGGTCGTGCACGGCAAGGGCTCGCTCATCCGCAAGATGCCGGGCGACCACTGGCAGCAGCTCGCCAACGTGCGCGCCTACCTGTCGTACATGTGGGCGCACCCGGGCAAGCAACTGCTCTTCATGGGCCAGGAGTTCGGCCAGCTCTCGGAGTGGAGCGAGGAGCGCGGCCTCGACTGGTGGATCCTCGACCAGCCCTCGCACCGCCAGCTCGCCGAGTTCGTGGGGGCGCTGAACCGCACCTACCGTGAGACCGCGGCGCTGTGGCAGCTCGACGACGACGCCTCGGGGTTCGAGTGGGTCGAAGGCGGCGCGGCGAACGAGAACGTGATCGCGTTCATCCGGTACGACCGCGACCGCCGGCCGCTCCTCTGCGTGGTCAACTTCGCGGGCCGGCCGCACGAGGGCTTCCGCCTCGGCCTCCCGTCCGCCGGGCGCTGGATCGAGGTCCTGAACTCGGATGCCGCGGAGTTCGGCGGCTCGGGCGTCGGCAACCTCGGCGGGGTCGAGGCGACGGACGACCCGTGGTCGGGCCGACCGGCGTCGGCGTCGTTCACGCTGCCCCCGCTCGCGGCCGTCTGGTTCCGGCTGGAGCGCTGA
- a CDS encoding tetratricopeptide repeat protein yields MSDPIQPSGLRGAVDLSSLVQRPPAQRQPGGADPSAGTGDAIVFETDDAAFGATLELSRTVPVVVVLWASWSEQSIALVETLDRLVRAREGRLVLAAADADRSPQLVQAFQAQAIPTVVAVVAGQPVPLFAGVQPDDVIEQVFDQLLELGAQHGVSGHVEAGGDPGEGPAEPVEPPLPPLHQEAYDAIERGDFEAAASAYRTAIAQDPRDSLAVAGLAQANLLWRLQGKTLDAIRNAAASAPDDLEAQLDVADLDLSGGHIDDAFDRLLTLFPKLDADGKRAVRERLVELFEVVGTDDPRVIAARRRLTNLLY; encoded by the coding sequence GTGAGCGACCCCATCCAGCCGAGCGGCCTTCGCGGCGCCGTCGACCTGTCCTCCCTCGTGCAGCGCCCGCCGGCGCAGCGGCAGCCCGGCGGCGCCGACCCGTCGGCCGGAACGGGCGACGCGATCGTGTTCGAGACGGATGACGCCGCCTTCGGCGCCACGCTCGAACTCTCGCGCACCGTTCCCGTCGTGGTCGTGCTGTGGGCCTCGTGGAGCGAGCAGTCGATCGCCCTCGTCGAGACCCTCGACCGGCTCGTGCGGGCGCGCGAGGGTCGCCTCGTGCTCGCCGCCGCCGACGCCGATCGCAGTCCGCAACTCGTGCAGGCGTTCCAGGCGCAGGCGATCCCCACCGTGGTCGCCGTGGTCGCCGGCCAGCCCGTGCCGCTGTTCGCCGGCGTACAGCCCGACGACGTCATCGAGCAGGTCTTCGACCAGCTGCTCGAGCTCGGAGCCCAGCACGGCGTCTCCGGCCACGTCGAGGCGGGCGGCGATCCCGGGGAAGGCCCGGCCGAACCCGTCGAGCCGCCGCTGCCCCCGCTGCACCAGGAGGCGTACGACGCCATCGAGCGCGGCGACTTCGAGGCCGCGGCATCCGCGTACCGCACGGCCATCGCGCAGGACCCGCGCGACTCGCTCGCCGTCGCCGGCCTGGCGCAGGCGAACCTGCTGTGGCGCCTGCAGGGCAAGACCCTCGACGCCATCCGAAATGCGGCCGCCTCGGCACCCGACGACCTCGAGGCGCAGCTCGACGTCGCCGACCTCGACCTGTCGGGCGGGCACATCGACGACGCGTTCGACCGCCTGCTGACGCTGTTCCCCAAGCTCGACGCCGACGGCAAGCGTGCCGTGCGCGAGCGGCTCGTGGAGCTGTTCGAGGTCGTGGGCACCGACGACCCCCGCGTGATCGCGGCGCGCCGGCGGCTCACGAACCTGCTCTACTGA
- a CDS encoding DivIVA domain-containing protein, translating into MAVEETEFTQVFRGYDKDEVDKSINGLRRDIINTNTQLAEQAKENKRLHARIEELTAELEEVGSPTFSGLGTKLENTLRVAEEQSTRLIAQADIDAEKLRRSAEDEAHLMRSDAHELAERTLTEARAQANRTLENARAEADDMVSRAHEASEQLRQEAARDAAAIRGAVATEAAELRSSAKRESAATISAAEKKAAEILVAANAEANEARATAAGLAQETEQTRAEVAIELDRARAELAKETEQARIDLARDTEQSRLDLERETAEARAGIDAEIAERRAALVHELEQARTDLDRELESSRAALAEQKAQAKVDLEREAEAARLKLQHELERIRAKHAADLDQMRADLALEQEQARADFDAESEQARIDLDNQLTAMRKKTTHEVNRMRREIEKAHLDLEAELSAKRDEAEQELLIAHQEAVAQTQKFLDDANAELADAVARTSESRAEADRLETHVRTEIAKIRDKADEEARDRVAAAHDQARKLIADAEERTRALVADAEDRLSQIKIERDAVAGYFESLRGVLTQAEQVAAQGARR; encoded by the coding sequence TTGGCTGTCGAAGAGACCGAGTTCACGCAGGTGTTCCGCGGATACGACAAGGACGAAGTCGACAAGAGCATCAACGGGCTCCGACGCGACATCATCAACACGAACACCCAGCTCGCCGAGCAGGCCAAGGAGAACAAGCGTCTCCACGCCCGCATCGAGGAACTGACCGCCGAACTCGAAGAGGTCGGCAGCCCGACCTTCTCCGGCCTCGGGACCAAGCTCGAGAACACCCTCCGCGTCGCCGAGGAGCAGTCGACGCGGCTCATCGCCCAGGCCGACATCGACGCCGAGAAGCTGCGCCGTTCCGCCGAGGACGAGGCGCACCTCATGCGCTCCGACGCGCACGAACTCGCCGAGCGCACCCTCACCGAGGCCCGCGCCCAGGCCAACCGCACGCTCGAGAACGCCCGGGCCGAGGCCGACGACATGGTCTCCCGCGCACACGAGGCGAGCGAGCAGCTCCGCCAGGAGGCGGCCCGCGACGCCGCCGCCATCCGCGGCGCCGTGGCCACCGAGGCCGCCGAGCTCCGCTCGAGCGCCAAGCGCGAGTCGGCCGCGACCATCTCGGCCGCGGAGAAGAAGGCCGCCGAGATCCTCGTCGCCGCGAACGCCGAGGCGAACGAGGCACGTGCCACCGCCGCCGGCCTCGCGCAGGAGACCGAGCAGACCCGTGCCGAGGTCGCCATCGAGCTCGACCGGGCCCGGGCGGAGCTCGCCAAGGAAACCGAGCAGGCGCGTATCGACCTGGCCCGCGACACCGAGCAGTCCCGGCTCGACCTCGAGCGCGAGACCGCCGAAGCGCGGGCCGGCATCGACGCCGAGATCGCCGAGCGCCGCGCCGCGCTCGTCCACGAGCTCGAGCAGGCACGCACCGACCTCGACCGCGAACTCGAGTCGAGCCGTGCGGCACTCGCCGAGCAGAAGGCGCAGGCCAAGGTCGACCTCGAGCGCGAGGCCGAGGCCGCGCGACTCAAGCTCCAGCACGAGCTCGAGCGCATCCGCGCCAAGCACGCCGCAGACCTCGACCAGATGCGAGCCGACCTCGCCCTCGAGCAGGAGCAGGCCCGTGCCGACTTCGATGCCGAGTCCGAGCAGGCGCGCATCGACCTCGACAACCAGCTCACCGCGATGCGCAAGAAGACCACGCACGAGGTGAACCGCATGCGCCGGGAGATCGAGAAGGCCCACCTCGACCTCGAGGCTGAGCTCTCGGCCAAGCGCGACGAGGCCGAGCAGGAGCTGCTCATCGCGCACCAGGAGGCGGTGGCCCAGACCCAGAAGTTCCTCGACGACGCCAACGCCGAGCTCGCCGATGCGGTCGCACGCACCTCCGAGAGCCGTGCGGAGGCCGACCGCCTCGAGACGCACGTGCGCACCGAGATCGCCAAGATCCGCGACAAGGCCGATGAGGAGGCCCGCGACCGCGTGGCCGCCGCGCACGACCAGGCACGCAAGCTCATCGCCGATGCCGAGGAGCGCACCCGCGCCCTCGTCGCCGACGCCGAGGACCGCCTCTCGCAGATCAAGATCGAGCGCGACGCGGTGGCGGGCTACTTTGAGAGCCTCCGAGGCGTGCTCACGCAGGCCGAGCAGGTGGCCGCGCAGGGCGCCCGCCGCTGA
- a CDS encoding AI-2E family transporter produces MRIQNAFRFGLVGTLGVGAGLLILFSIASLSTIIAYVGAALFLALGLDPAISWLERRGLPRWAAILIVMTGVGLLVAALVLAVVPIVVDQVSQLVEEIPLIVDRVNSQEWIESLKDQFPQVPVDEISRQVTTAVTDFFTNPEKLSELAGGVLQVAVAIGTGLFAIVIVFILTLYFAASLNAMKRGTYQLVPASKRERFADLTEQITQSVGRYVLGQAGLAACNGIASFIFLSIIQAPFPAVLAFIAFLFSLVPLVGTLTGSILIVLVCLIPGLGSPLTALVAAIYYLVYMQVEAYLLSPRIMNRAVKVPGALVVIAALAGGALLGILGALIAIPVAASILLIIKQVVIPHQNEL; encoded by the coding sequence ATGAGAATCCAGAACGCGTTCAGATTCGGACTCGTCGGAACGCTCGGAGTCGGCGCCGGCCTGCTCATCCTGTTCTCGATCGCGAGCCTCTCGACGATCATCGCCTATGTCGGCGCGGCACTCTTCCTGGCCCTCGGCCTCGATCCGGCGATCAGCTGGCTCGAGCGCCGGGGGCTTCCGCGTTGGGCGGCGATCCTCATCGTGATGACCGGCGTGGGACTCCTCGTCGCGGCACTGGTGCTCGCCGTGGTCCCGATCGTGGTCGACCAGGTGAGCCAGCTCGTCGAGGAGATTCCCCTCATCGTCGACCGGGTCAACTCGCAGGAGTGGATCGAGAGCCTGAAGGACCAGTTCCCCCAGGTGCCCGTCGACGAGATCAGCCGGCAGGTCACGACCGCGGTCACCGACTTCTTCACGAATCCCGAGAAGCTGAGCGAGCTCGCCGGCGGCGTCCTGCAGGTCGCCGTCGCCATCGGCACCGGCCTGTTCGCGATCGTGATCGTGTTCATCCTCACGCTGTACTTCGCGGCATCCCTCAACGCGATGAAGCGGGGCACGTACCAGCTGGTGCCGGCCTCGAAGCGCGAGCGCTTCGCCGACCTCACCGAGCAGATCACGCAGTCCGTCGGCCGCTACGTGCTGGGACAGGCGGGGCTCGCGGCCTGCAACGGGATCGCGAGCTTCATCTTCCTCTCGATCATCCAGGCGCCCTTCCCCGCGGTCCTCGCGTTCATCGCCTTCCTGTTCTCGCTCGTCCCGCTCGTCGGCACGCTGACCGGGTCCATCCTCATCGTGCTGGTCTGCCTGATCCCCGGCCTCGGGTCGCCGCTCACCGCGCTCGTCGCGGCGATCTACTACCTGGTCTACATGCAGGTCGAGGCATACCTGCTGAGCCCCCGCATCATGAACCGCGCGGTGAAGGTCCCGGGCGCGCTCGTGGTCATCGCGGCACTGGCCGGCGGCGCGCTGCTGGGCATCCTCGGGGCGCTCATCGCGATCCCCGTCGCCGCGTCGATCCTGCTGATCATCAAGCAGGTCGTCATCCCGCACCAGAACGAGCTGTAG
- a CDS encoding alpha/beta hydrolase, protein MNEPHADPVEIRAGVELPAVREDIELRTADGLRLVGELATPIDREPVATLVTLHPLPTAGGFMDSHILRKAAARLPALADLAVLRFNTRGTSSPRGTSEGTFGEGVAERADVAAAMAFVAERGLPAPWLVGWSFGTELALKYGLEHGIAGAILLSPPLHRTSQEELQRWNASSTPMVAVIPEHDDYLKPDQAAERFAVLPRLRRVDVAGGRHLWVGESQTRRVLEEIVAAVNPSALPLPTTWPPAS, encoded by the coding sequence ATGAACGAACCGCACGCCGACCCCGTCGAGATCCGAGCCGGGGTCGAGCTTCCCGCCGTGCGGGAGGACATCGAGTTGCGCACGGCCGACGGGCTCCGGTTGGTGGGCGAGCTGGCGACCCCGATCGACCGTGAACCGGTCGCGACGCTCGTCACGCTGCATCCGCTGCCGACCGCCGGCGGCTTCATGGACTCGCACATCCTTCGCAAGGCTGCGGCGCGGCTTCCCGCCCTGGCCGACCTCGCCGTGCTGCGGTTCAACACCCGGGGCACGTCGTCCCCGCGAGGCACGAGCGAGGGCACGTTCGGCGAGGGCGTCGCGGAACGGGCGGATGTCGCAGCGGCGATGGCGTTCGTCGCCGAGCGTGGGTTGCCGGCTCCCTGGCTCGTCGGATGGTCGTTCGGTACCGAGCTCGCCCTGAAGTACGGGCTGGAGCACGGCATCGCCGGCGCGATCCTGCTCTCGCCGCCGCTGCACCGGACCAGCCAGGAGGAACTGCAGCGGTGGAATGCCTCGTCGACGCCGATGGTGGCCGTGATACCCGAGCACGACGACTACCTGAAGCCCGACCAGGCCGCGGAGCGCTTCGCCGTACTGCCGAGACTGCGCCGGGTCGACGTCGCCGGCGGCCGCCACCTGTGGGTGGGGGAGTCGCAGACGCGGCGCGTACTCGAGGAGATCGTCGCGGCGGTCAATCCTTCGGCGCTGCCGCTGCCGACGACCTGGCCTCCTGCCAGCTGA
- a CDS encoding lytic transglycosylase domain-containing protein: MKQSATAVFAFLASVSFLLVNVVDPFSGATASPDFAASGERFGGADVQAVDVEGDYTIDVSKESYDVEKKPEVKLAPASTSASSGWAPPAVTPDPGSAQAYAAGAVAARGWPSSEFDCLVALWSKESGWRVNAYNASSGAYGIPQALPGSKMATAGADWETNAGTQIEWGLGYVQGRYGTPCGAWAHSQDSGWY, encoded by the coding sequence GTGAAGCAGTCCGCGACCGCCGTGTTCGCATTCCTCGCCTCCGTGAGCTTCCTGCTCGTGAACGTCGTCGACCCGTTCTCGGGCGCGACGGCCTCGCCCGACTTCGCCGCCTCCGGGGAGCGGTTCGGCGGGGCCGACGTGCAGGCGGTCGACGTCGAGGGCGACTACACGATCGACGTGTCCAAGGAGTCGTACGACGTCGAGAAGAAGCCCGAGGTGAAGCTGGCCCCGGCGTCGACGTCGGCGAGCAGCGGTTGGGCACCGCCCGCAGTGACGCCCGATCCCGGTTCGGCGCAGGCCTACGCGGCCGGCGCCGTCGCGGCGCGGGGCTGGCCGTCCAGCGAGTTCGACTGCCTGGTGGCCCTGTGGAGCAAGGAATCGGGCTGGCGGGTCAACGCGTACAACGCGTCGAGCGGCGCCTACGGCATCCCGCAGGCACTGCCGGGCTCGAAGATGGCGACGGCCGGCGCCGACTGGGAGACCAACGCGGGAACCCAGATCGAGTGGGGCCTGGGCTACGTGCAGGGCAGGTACGGCACCCCGTGCGGCGCGTGGGCGCACTCGCAGGACTCCGGCTGGTACTGA
- a CDS encoding DivIVA domain-containing protein, which produces MDSTFPRARKPQLGYNTAQVEEFLQVARRAYDGTAKPGDPPLTSEKIRLTAFAMQKGGYSTAHVDAAMERLEDAFAAEERQVAARLHGSEAWLSEARTTAQVVSNRLARPAGERFDRVSPLALGYRVRDVDRFADKLTRYFRDGWPISIDDVRTVVFPTQRGGYRESQVDLVLDAVVDVMLAVR; this is translated from the coding sequence GTGGATTCCACCTTCCCTCGCGCCCGCAAGCCTCAACTGGGATACAACACCGCCCAGGTCGAGGAGTTCCTCCAGGTGGCGCGTCGCGCCTACGACGGCACGGCGAAGCCCGGCGACCCGCCGCTGACATCGGAGAAGATCCGGCTCACCGCCTTCGCCATGCAGAAGGGCGGATACTCGACCGCGCACGTCGACGCGGCGATGGAACGGCTGGAGGACGCGTTCGCGGCGGAGGAGCGACAGGTCGCCGCCAGGCTGCACGGCAGCGAGGCGTGGCTCAGCGAGGCGCGCACGACCGCGCAGGTCGTCTCGAACCGACTTGCCCGGCCGGCTGGGGAGCGCTTCGATCGCGTGAGCCCGCTCGCCCTCGGCTATCGGGTGCGCGACGTCGACCGGTTCGCCGACAAGTTGACGCGGTACTTCCGCGACGGATGGCCCATCTCGATCGACGACGTGCGCACGGTCGTCTTCCCGACGCAGCGCGGCGGCTACCGCGAATCGCAGGTGGACCTCGTGCTCGACGCCGTCGTCGATGTCATGCTCGCGGTCCGGTGA